Part of the Mangifera indica cultivar Alphonso chromosome 4, CATAS_Mindica_2.1, whole genome shotgun sequence genome, AACATGGATGGCGCTGAACTCTACGGCCGTGTTCTTACTGTTAACTACGCTCTACCTGAACGCATTAAGGGGGGCGAGCAGGGTTGGGCCGCTCAGCCCAGTAagttcttcttttctctttctatttgtttatatgtttatttttttaaattaatttggtatTTCTGTTTCGGATATTTGTTTCTGGAAGTTGAGTTgctcttaatttattttggggtttagggtttaagatgTGCGTTGTCTAGAAGCAAATATTGATTCATTCTGATTAGTGAGAGCAAAATTCCTTCTTAGAGAATGATGTGCACCAAGGACGTCACTCCTTCCTTGGTGTCACGTTTGAACCAAAGTCCCATAATTATCTAAGGAGGATCACTGAATCAATATCATAAAAGGGTCATTTTGTTGTGACGAGAAGAAGTCAAATATGTGCTGGGGATTGTATTGAATAAAGTTGTCCTGGTGCTTGTGTGCTTTTATGACACTGCTAACCAAGGAGAAGTCAAATTTAGTTAAGggaataaaagaaaagggaCATTGAGTAACAGATCATTCCAATAGTTCTTTGGATGAGCTAAAAATTGTATCTACccatagggttagattcaattCAAGCTGCTCGAGTTCAAAATGGGTCTCGGATTGAATGAGCCAAGTGCTACCCGACGATTGGACTTGTTTTTATAAACAAGTTGAGTTTGAGCCAGTCCAAATATTTGAGTTCAAGTTGGCTAGGAGGTAatccaaacttaattttttctcGAGACGAGTGCAAACCTTAGCTCGTCGAATCCAactgtttcttttgaatttgagtttgtctCGGGCTGGATCTTATTTAGACTTGACCCAGATTGAAACCAACCTAACTATCCACTATTGAATTTTCTTCATAAATTGATATAGGAGTCTTAACAATATAAGAAAAAACTAGTTAATTTGAAGGAGATTTGATTCTATAGTTTCTCtatgaaatagatataattttggaCACACAAAATTGTGAGGTACCAATGAATTGCCTTAGTCAGGGATATTTGCTTTCATAGTGTGTTGTTGTGTACATGAGTAGTCACATTGGATCTGGATGAGGTACCCATAGTACCAGGCCGTAAGCATGGTTCATTGGTTCACTATTTATCTTTGAGAAATGCTAGAAATTTCTTTCCAGTTCCCTGATTGCTCATAATGTCTGGTAGTGTTACTTCTGTGcatagttaaatatttttcaaccaGAGAGGATCTCTTGTAAAGAAGGAAAGGACCCGTGGGGTTCTCTTAGCTAtccattttcatgtttttccCCTTGTCAACTCTATTGaccatttatgatttttttgctGGATGTTGCTTCGAAAGTAATGTGGATTGTTAGTTTTACTTTCAATGCTTTGgaatttccattttctttccaTGCCTTGCTTACTGAGAAACATAAAATGCTTCTTTTgctgctttaattatttttgcaaTGTTTGGTGCAGTTGACATCTTTAGATGCCAATGACAATTCATGCATTCATAATTACCTccatttatatgttatttttttgcgAAAGAATCTCTATGCTGTAACAAAAAACACAATATTGATCAATTAAATGTCAATATGTTGGCTTTCCCTTGGGATTTTATAAGCCAGATGCTTGTTGTCATATATGGCATGGTAGATCCAGGTTTCTCAATGTTGGCCTGATTACTAGTATTGGATCATGTGTCAAATGTTATTTCCCAATGGCCAATTTATCTCTGATGATACCATtatgtgttttatatattcagtTTGGGCGGATGCGGATACGTGGTTTGAAAGGCAACAACAAGAAGAGGAAATGCAGCGAATTCAGGCAGAGAATCGTGCTGCAATGCAGGCTGCTGAGGAGTTGCATAGAAAGAAAATGGCCCAGGAGAGAGAAGGGGAAAAAGATGAGGATTCTGAGATGAAGGATGATCCTATGGCAAGGGCTGAAGCAGAAGTTTTGAAGCAAAATAGTAGTTCTTAGATGTCAAAGTGAGCCCCGAATGAACTTTTTACATTCTACCAgttcttgttttcttcttcttttaacaAATATCTGTGATTGTCAGAACTGTTGCGTGATATCTGTAATTTGTCGGAACTATTGTGTATAACCGTGCGAGTGAAAGAAATTCTTCATTTGTTTAGACGGGCTGCTGGAACATTTTCTAGGATTTCAGTTTTAATCCATTCCTTTTCAATATGGTAAATATGCAATCTGTGCTAATGTTTGTATTATATCAAGTTAAACTATTACAGTTCACTGGgtcttgtactcaattaaagtttgatgaaatggcAACTGATGCAGAATCTATAATTCCTCAAATCAACTAAAGTATCTTCACTGAATTCGGTTGTTCCAAAATTCCAATTACGAAGTACATATGAATTTGCGGTGAATTACAAAGTTGCATATTGctttaaagtaaaaatgttaCAGAAAAAGTTGATGAGAGCTTGGTgataaaagagttaaaaaaaaaacaaaaattaatgctGAAACTTTATGTGCTGTTTTGAGTACACACGACTGTGTTTAGCTGATATTTAATGAGGATCTCATGGTCCCACTTATGGCCTTATCATCGTCATAGCCTTTTGTCTTGAATCAATGACTCAAACTGGTCGGAAATAGAACGaagaacaatcgaaaaatcatccAATCTTAATCAACCACGAGATCTCCTGCGTGTTAACATTGAATCACAGAGCTTCACGGCATCTAAATTGTCTCTCACATTATGTACCCTTACAATGTTTGCACCTCCTAAAACCCCAGTAGAAATGGAAGCAACAGTTGCAGGATCTCTCTCAACAGCAGCAGGACGATTGCAAATTTCACCTAAAAATCTCTTTCTGGAAGGTCCAATCAACACAGGAGAATGAGACACAGCCAAACTCTTACTTGCAATCTCTTTTCGTATGGCTGATAACCCAAGAAGAATGTCCAAATTATGTTCGTTTTCTTTGAAAATCCAATTCCAGGGTCAATAATAATTCTCCAAGCTGGGATACCTGATAATTCAGCATCCCTAACTCTCAAGTACAACTCAGAAGCAACCTGCTTACAAACGTCATCATACTTCAAGTTCTCCTCGTTCTGCATTGTGGATGGTCACCTCTCATATGCATTGCAACATATGGAACCTTAAGACCAGCAACAACCCCATACATGTCAGGGTCAAACTGCCCAGCAGAGACATCATTAACAATATGAGCCCCGTTGCTAACTGCCTCTGAAGCAACTTTTGAATAAAAAGTATCAACAGAGATGAGCTTCCCGTCCGTCTCAGGCATTTTTTTAATAGCTTCTAAAACAGGGATCAATCTCTCTAATTCTTCTTCAGCAGAAATTCGAATGGCATTAGGCCGTGTGGATTGTGCACCAATATCAATCATATCTGCTCCTTCTGATATCATCAAGTGAACCTGAGAAACTGCAGCATCCACTGATTGGAACTTTCCTCCATCACTAAAACTATCTGGGGTCAAATTAAGGATACCCATGACAGAGGTCTTCTGAGACCAGTCCCATAAGCGATCTCCTAAGGGTAAAACTCTTTTTATTCCTTCCTTTCCGATCAGGGAATCACCACCCAATTTCTCCCACATGTCAAAAAGGCCACTGGGCTGTCGTGAAAATGAATGCCAGCAAGCAACTGTATCACTTTCAACAGCTGATCCCATTAAATCTAACAATGGGGCTAGCACAAATGGTCTCTCCCAAATTCTCTCATGAGGGACCATAAGTACCTCAGAATGAATACTGAATCTTCCATAGAACAATATATCCAAATCAATTGGCCTTGGACCATACCTTATACCACCAGTGCGACCCATGTCCTTCTCAATTTTCTTTAGTGTCCTCAAGAGTTCATGTGGCCCAAGTTTTGTAACACCTCTAACTGCAGAGTTGAGAAAGCAAGGTTGATTAGTTACATAGGCCGGTTCAGTTTCATACAAGCAACTATGCCTTGTGATATTTATTCCAGATTTCTTCATCAACAGCAACGcttcatcaaaattataaactcTGTTACCGACATTGCTTCCCAGAGCAATGACTACTTCCTGCTCCTGAGAATGAACTTCCACTGAGGATTCTGTTGATGAATGGAAAAAGGAAGAACATCTTGCTGCAATGAAGATCAGACGGTTATCAGAGAACTAAATTGACCAACTTCTGCTAAAGACAAAATCATAACAGATCCAAATATTATTGTCTTTCCTTCACAATAGACCATCTGCATTCAGGGATAGAACATCTCCATTTCAACAAGCAATCAATTTTTCATCCATTTGTGACCATAAATCAGGGtgaaaccaataaaaaaattttaacttcaaGTTATAAAAAACTTGTTAGACTTCCCTAACCCAGATACCACAATGcataaattatacacaaaaaacTTAGAGTTTGTATACTGATATTTGCATTTGAGcacaatacaaaaaataataatttgaaccCATTCTACCTCTACAGCGCTTGTTAACACCACCAACTACACGTTTGGCAGGCAAAAGTACATTGAGAAAGTTCATCGGCCGCGGAGAGCacaaagaaaatgattattGTCCTGAAAAGGATTAACGGCATTAGTCACATGAATAATATCCTTAATGAAACTTGTAGAATGATAACTGGTAAAgacttgaaatatataaaataattttgggCGAAGTTTAAAGATGCTAAAACCAAAGAAAGAGAAGCAAACCATACTACTCAAAATGAAAGAGATTTAATTCAAAGCTTGTAccttttaaaaatcaaacccaGAACAGAAGAAGGGAAGTAGTAATGAAACCAAGGCTGTGTTTATAATCTGTGAACCTAACGGAAACGTCGTCGTTCAGAATTGAAAGGGCGGCGGTCTTGAAATGGAGCCTCTGAAGTCTGAACCCGTTTTCTAGGGAGTGGGTATTTTACCGCGAACCGGATCCAAAAAATAGTCATAACCGAAGGGTGGATAACTGGGTATTAGCTAATGTCGGGTTATACCCGTTTTCTGAATCCTTTTTATAAGGGTCATCCAAGTTATGACAAACCGGCTCCAATCCGAAATACGTGCAGCCTCATCCTCTTACACTTGCGCGGTTGCACGTAGTTCCAGCTAAAACCCCGGAGGTTTTGAAAGTGGCCAAAGGGCTTCCATGGCTTCACTCTCTTTCACTCATTTTCTTTCTACGCTCAGGTAAGCTTTTGCTCTTTCACATTTCATTTAACTGCTACTCCACTTCCAAATTTTTGcctttcaattttcatttcGCTGTATGTTTAAGTGGGTTTTGTTTGGTCCAACATGTAGGTGGAATTTAAATTGGGAGTATCGATCATCGTTTAACTTAATACAACTTCAggattttagattaaataataaatggtGCCTTGCGGCTACTTCAGGGAACAAAATTGTGGAGGAAATGAGTGACAACAATGTAGTTGCAAAACAGAAGACATCCCGGAAATCTAAACGAGCAACCACCAAAAGAACTAGAAAGAAACCAGAAACTGATGTTACAGGGGAGAATTCTGGATTGGAGATAGATAATGATGCTTCAGATGAGGAAAGAGTTATTTCTGCATCAAATGAAGATACTAAGAAAACCTTACAGAGAACACGAACAAAAGGTACTCCTCATATTATTTCATGAGTGTTTCGGATTTCATGCATCTTAGTTATAATTGCTAAACCCTCGCTATATTTATGTGTAGCTGCATCAGCTTCTACTGTTGTGGAGGAAGGAAAAACCAAAAAAGTGAGGAggagaaaaactaaaaaaaagatTGGTGATGTTACAATGGACCAAGGTGGTGATTCTGAAGTTAGTGATGTTGAGGATTCTATTTTTGCCACAAACGCAGAGGGTGAGAGTGAGGGAGACATAGAATTGGAAGAGGATGATGGAGAAGACATTAGCTTTACATATGGTTGGCCTCCACTTGTTTGTTGCTTTGGAGCTGCACAACATGGTTTTGTGCCTTCAGGAAGGCCAGCTAACAGACTAATAGATTATGAAATCCATGAAAGAATGAAGGATGCACGATGGGCTCCAGAGAAATTTATTAGGGCTCCTGGGGGATGTGCTGGGAGTGTAGCAATAGCTCTAGCAAGTTTGGGTGGTAAGGTTGCCTTCATGGGGAAACTTGGGGATGATGACTATGGTCAGGCCATGCTATATTACTTGAATATGAGTGATGTTCAAACACGGTCTGTTCGCATTGACAAGAGAAGGATGACAGCAGTGTCACAGATGAAGATTAGTAAGAGAGGTCGTTTTAGATTGACTCTTGCCAAACCATGTGCAGAGGATTCTATGTCTAAGTCTGAGATCAATATTGATGTGTTGAAGGAggtagatttttattttaatggcTAATATTTTATAGTAATGTAGGTAGGGAAAAAGATTAGAGTAATTGATGAATGGcttgttactttatctttatcaAAGTTATGgataagaatttttcaaagtatgACGGCAATTTATCTTACCAACTGAATTTTTCCTTAATGTCTCTCTCTTTGGAATTTGTCTGATGGATTCTGACATTCCtgttaatctaataattttttgtagTTGAGGATTGTTTTTTGTACCATCCCTTCATCTTTATTTTCTGTTATGAGATGTCCAGGCTTTAGGCTGAATGCATTTAGTTTTGCAGCTCTTCATTTGCTGCTTATAAGCCAAAATGGGactaaaatattcataatcaaTTACCTTGTGTATATTTGATtccagagaaaataaaaatttaaatgaatggcCTATTTTTTCATAGTCCAACTTTCTATGTTGCACACTGTTTGCATATCTTTCTTGATTATTAAGCCTTTTGAAGAGGTATATTACTCCtagaaattgattatttaatgaCTTTTCATGCAGGCAAAGATGTTTTACTTCAGCACACATTCTCTGCTTGATAAAAACATGAGATTAACTACACTGCAAGCTGTCAAGATTTCAAAGAAACTAGGGGGggttattttttatgatgtgAACCTTCCCTTGCCATTGTGGCAGTCTTTTGATGAAACCAAAATGTTCATACAACAAGCTTGGAATCTTGCAAATATTATTGAGGTTACTAAGCAAGAACTTGAATTTCTATGTGGTATCAAGCCCACTGAAGAATTTGACACCAAAAACAATGCAAGATCTAAGTTTGTTCACTATGAACCAGAAGTGATTGCTCCACTTTGGCATAAAAATCTGCAGGTTTTGTTTGTTACAAATGGGACTTCTAAAATACACTATTACACAAAGGAGCACAATGGTGCAGTTCATGGCATGGAAGATCCGCCTCTTACCCCTTTCACTTCTGATATGTCAGCAGCTGGAGATGGCATCGTTGCAGGTTCGATcttgttaatatttaatattcattGATATGCAGTGTCACCAAGTCAGTGAAAGTCCTGTAATATTTTTCTCCATCAATTTTGTGCAGCGTCTGTTGAACTCTACATTTGTGTTGCATATACCTAAACCCAATTGATGAATATTATATGGTGTCCTATAAAAAGGATTATGTGTTCTGTATGGACTAGCCTAAAAGTGGCactaaatgatataaaaattggtTTATAGTGTTGTGACTTCTATGGAAATTCAGAGACAAGCCTGAGGGTCTGTATGCACTAGCTTACTCTTTAAATATGCAAAGTGcttcattgataaaattaaattctagcTTGGTTTAgtgcattttttaatttttatcaagaGCTTTCATTGGTGAAATTTACAGACACCGTTCTTCTTTGTTCTTAGTGGAAAGCTATGAAAATATTGGTGTTGCATGCTTGCATTTTAGTATCTGCATTGTTAAAATCATAGTGTCATTATATAAATCTGTAAATTTTATACCTGTTCAACTTTAAGTGAatgaaaaaaggaagaaagaaagaaagatgatgAGAAAGATACCTTACAATCTTGGCTTTTTATTTAGATATTCCAATTTCAGTTCTTGATGGTACATTATGTAATAGATTATGAATTTATTGGTCAGCACTGATATgtcatatatttttcattctgtTTTGCaaaaatctgttttttttttaaatacattttcAGGTCTCATGAGAATGTTGATTGTCGAGCCAGATCTCATTACTGATAATGGATACTTGGAACACATAATCAAGTTTGCTATTAACTGTGGGGTGATAGATCAATGGAAACTAGCAAGGACTCATGGCTTCCCTCCTAATGAAGATATGGAAGAAGAAATGGAACCTGATCCAAATGGCATAAGATCAATATCAGAAAGAGAATACTGCACGCTGAACCAGTCTGTCAGTTGATCCTGTTGTTAGCACTGTTCATATGTTCAATTTTGTTATATGCCTTTCCATGTACGCTTCATTGTAATGTGAAGAAATCAGAGTCTTCTCTACCACACCACGGGTTCCGGGTTTCTGAAGGTAACTTCAATTGTGTAAACCCAATTTTTGTTGTACAACTAGACATAGAAAATTAATCATTGACAGGTTCCCTTGACAAGTATTCTGTGTCTCCATTTCTGGCACTGTGACTTAATAACACTCCTCTTTTGAGGCAGTGAGAGAAAGGTGATGAATACTTGTAACCAAAATATCAGTCAGAGGATCTTTAACATGCAGTAGTGAATAAAATTCTTATGTTGAGTTGTTAGTGTTGTTCTTCATAGCTCTTTGTAgacaataattttattctcatCTGCTACTTTTTCTAATACTATTATCAATTTTCAGtgtaattttagttataaatcTCAAGTACTTATTCCTTTATTAGGCATAAATGAAAGTATTTAACCAAAATTCTATGTCAAGTAAGATATTATGTAAAGTTTGtaatttatacttatatatatatttgcatgtTTCGTATTGTTGATATAGATTAATGTGTTTCCTGGAATTTCAATCCTAGTAACAAATTAATACTTGAGGTtcttagaattttctttttatcgagatatttaatattataactgcatatagagataaatttccatgaaatattgaaagaaattattgtatatatgaCATTGCTggattaaaatcatttaatattttataaatttctaagTTTTGCTTTGTAAGTAGTTTCTAAATAATAGAGAATACGCTATCGACTATTGAAAAAGACTTGTTTCTAGAAAGGATGGTAAAATCATGAAGTGTTAAAGATGTAGTTAACTGTTTAGGAATGGCTGTCAAAGTTGGTTCTAGAAATATTCTAATACTTGTACTTGTAGATTGTTTATGTAAGCCACTATGAATGAATAGAGTCACTCTCTTGAAAGAGATGACATGGGGATGGGGGTGATAATAATGTAGG contains:
- the LOC123213963 gene encoding peptidyl-prolyl cis-trans isomerase E-like, coding for MANLPVQKNTLYVGGLAEEVNEAILHAAFIPFGDIKDVKTPLDQATQKHRSFGFVTFLEKEDASAAMDNMDGAELYGRVLTVNYALPERIKGGEQGWAAQPIWADADTWFERQQQEEEMQRIQAENRAAMQAAEELHRKKMAQEREGEKDEDSEMKDDPMARAEAEVLKQNSSS
- the LOC123213961 gene encoding LOW QUALITY PROTEIN: folate synthesis bifunctional protein, mitochondrial-like (The sequence of the model RefSeq protein was modified relative to this genomic sequence to represent the inferred CDS: inserted 2 bases in 2 codons), whose product is MNFLNVLLPAKRVVGGVNKRCRARCSSFFHSSTESSVEVHSQEQEVVIALGSNVGNRVYNFDEALLLMKKSGINITRHSCLYETEPAYVTNQPCFLNSAVRGVTKLGPHELLRTLKKIEKDMGRTGGIRYGPRPIDLDILFYGRFSIHSEVLMVPHERIWERPFVLAPLLDLMGSAVESDTVACWHSFSRQPSGLFDMWEKLGGDSLIGKEGIKRVLPLGDRLWDWSQKTSVMGILNLTPDSFSDGGKFQSVDAAVSQVHLMISEGADMIDIGAQSTRPNAIRISAEEELERLIPVLEAIKKMPETDGKLISVDTFYSKVASEAVSNGAHIVNDVSAGQFDPDMYGVVAGLKVPYVAMHMRGXPSTMQNEENLKYDDVCKQVASELYLRVRDAELSGIPAWRIIIDPGIGFSKKXEHNLDILLGLSAIRKEIASKSLAVSHSPVLIGPSRKRFLGEICNRPAAVERDPATVASISTGVLGGANIVRVHNVRDNLDAVKLCDSMLTRRRSRG
- the LOC123213960 gene encoding fructokinase-like 2, chloroplastic, with the protein product MASLSFTHFLSTLRWNLNWEYRSSFNLIQLQDFRLNNKWCLAATSGNKIVEEMSDNNVVAKQKTSRKSKRATTKRTRKKPETDVTGENSGLEIDNDASDEERVISASNEDTKKTLQRTRTKAASASTVVEEGKTKKVRRRKTKKKIGDVTMDQGGDSEVSDVEDSIFATNAEGESEGDIELEEDDGEDISFTYGWPPLVCCFGAAQHGFVPSGRPANRLIDYEIHERMKDARWAPEKFIRAPGGCAGSVAIALASLGGKVAFMGKLGDDDYGQAMLYYLNMSDVQTRSVRIDKRRMTAVSQMKISKRGRFRLTLAKPCAEDSMSKSEINIDVLKEAKMFYFSTHSLLDKNMRLTTLQAVKISKKLGGVIFYDVNLPLPLWQSFDETKMFIQQAWNLANIIEVTKQELEFLCGIKPTEEFDTKNNARSKFVHYEPEVIAPLWHKNLQVLFVTNGTSKIHYYTKEHNGAVHGMEDPPLTPFTSDMSAAGDGIVAGLMRMLIVEPDLITDNGYLEHIIKFAINCGVIDQWKLARTHGFPPNEDMEEEMEPDPNGIRSISEREYCTLNQSVS